One part of the Clostridia bacterium genome encodes these proteins:
- a CDS encoding glycosyltransferase, which produces LLLVGAGKLIEDYKQQVRDLKLKDHIHFLGYRKDVPNLMAIADVAVSSSRQEGLPVNVMEAMATGLPLVVTDCRGNRDLVANGENGFVVVLDDIDAFADAIEKLYNSQELRTKFGRANLEMIKEYSLENVIKYMEEIYRDYI; this is translated from the coding sequence CTTCTGCTTGTTGGTGCTGGGAAGCTAATTGAAGATTATAAGCAGCAAGTGAGAGATTTGAAATTAAAAGATCATATTCATTTTTTGGGGTATCGAAAAGATGTTCCAAATCTTATGGCTATTGCTGATGTTGCTGTTTCATCCTCGAGGCAAGAAGGGTTGCCGGTTAACGTTATGGAGGCAATGGCAACAGGGTTACCCCTTGTGGTTACAGATTGTAGAGGGAACCGGGATTTAGTTGCCAATGGAGAAAACGGATTTGTGGTTGTGTTAGATGATATAGATGCTTTTGCTGATGCAATTGAGAAACTGTATAATTCGCAGGAGTTAAGAACAAAATTTGGTCGTGCAAATTTGGAAATGATAAAAGAATATTCGCTAGAGAATGTAATAAAGTATATGGAGGAGATTTATAGGGATTATATATGA